From the genome of Lentilactobacillus buchneri, one region includes:
- a CDS encoding response regulator transcription factor — protein MKILVVDDDKEIAQLLEIYIRNEGYEPVSAYSGQEALTRLRTESDIGLMILDIMMPGMNGIEVVKEVRKDSQIPIIILSAKTEDMDKIQGLISGADDYVTKPFNPLEVMARVKSLLRRTEEHVTNDTPDVLDIGPLTINKDSHEVKTITGTPIQLTALEFGILYLLASHPNRVFSADEIFERVWRQESIVSAKTVMVHVSHLRDKIEEATNGEKVIQTVWGVGYKIESH, from the coding sequence ATGAAAATTTTAGTTGTCGATGACGATAAAGAAATTGCTCAGCTTCTGGAAATTTATATTCGAAATGAAGGCTACGAGCCCGTTTCCGCTTACAGTGGCCAGGAAGCCCTGACCCGCTTACGGACTGAATCCGACATTGGTTTGATGATCTTAGACATCATGATGCCTGGGATGAATGGGATTGAAGTTGTCAAAGAAGTGCGTAAGGATTCTCAGATTCCCATCATCATCTTGTCGGCCAAGACCGAAGACATGGACAAAATTCAGGGCCTGATCAGCGGTGCCGACGATTATGTTACCAAGCCGTTCAATCCTCTGGAAGTCATGGCACGGGTTAAGTCGTTGCTGCGGCGGACTGAAGAGCACGTCACTAACGATACGCCCGATGTTTTGGACATTGGCCCCTTAACCATCAATAAAGATTCTCACGAAGTCAAAACGATCACCGGCACGCCGATTCAGCTGACTGCCTTGGAGTTCGGTATTTTATACCTCCTTGCCAGCCATCCCAACCGGGTCTTTTCAGCTGACGAAATTTTTGAGCGGGTTTGGCGACAGGAGAGCATTGTCTCGGCCAAAACCGTCATGGTCCATGTCAGCCATCTGCGTGACAAAATTGAAGAAGCCACTAACGGTGAGAAAGTCATTCAAACTGTTTGGGGTGTCGGCTATAAGATCGAGTCCCATTAG
- a CDS encoding sensor histidine kinase, producing the protein MKLTGREKTELFLEGVVTVILLLLLNLSVIILINQSISTNPGLRDGIFIIKRSILIGPDHMHLWSWENIFIVLLLLFDGAVVYWRLIRRYHQMQLRHIISELHYIANGHLNHRIPFKLSGNTQSVVESINALVDSVIKSMDEERAIESSKDELITNVSHDLRTPLTSILGYLGLIRDKQYHSQEDLLKYTEIAYLKAKQMKSLVDNLFEYTKVKQTGTPLSISKIDLNQMMEQLVASFELEADKSGLAIAAKETDKPLYIEADAEKLGRVFNNLISNAIKYGKGGHHIYLSAAVGQPGEVVIHVANDGPEIPQKSLDQIFERFYRVESSRNKDTGGSGLGLAIAQSIIDLHGGYINVSSDEKLTTFAIHLPVQHGDKLSKKPRQKIAE; encoded by the coding sequence ATGAAACTGACAGGTCGTGAGAAAACCGAGCTGTTTTTGGAAGGTGTCGTAACAGTCATTTTGCTTTTGCTGCTCAACCTTTCAGTGATCATTTTAATTAACCAATCAATCTCCACCAACCCAGGGCTGCGGGACGGAATTTTCATTATCAAACGATCGATTTTAATTGGCCCCGACCACATGCATCTCTGGAGCTGGGAGAATATTTTTATTGTCCTCCTGCTGCTGTTTGATGGTGCGGTGGTTTATTGGCGGCTGATCAGACGTTACCACCAAATGCAGTTGCGTCACATCATCAGTGAGCTGCATTACATTGCCAATGGTCATTTGAATCACCGAATTCCCTTTAAACTGAGTGGTAATACTCAATCGGTGGTTGAAAGCATCAACGCCTTGGTTGACAGTGTCATCAAGTCAATGGACGAGGAACGGGCAATTGAAAGTTCCAAGGACGAACTGATTACCAATGTCAGCCATGACTTGCGGACGCCGTTAACCTCTATTTTGGGCTACCTGGGCTTGATTCGGGATAAGCAATATCACAGTCAGGAAGATTTGCTGAAATATACCGAGATTGCTTATTTGAAGGCCAAACAAATGAAGTCCCTGGTTGATAATTTATTTGAATATACCAAGGTCAAACAGACCGGAACGCCACTTTCCATCAGTAAGATTGACCTCAATCAAATGATGGAACAGCTCGTGGCCAGTTTTGAGCTGGAAGCTGATAAAAGCGGGCTGGCAATTGCTGCTAAAGAAACGGATAAGCCCTTATACATTGAGGCCGACGCCGAAAAGCTGGGCCGGGTTTTCAATAACTTGATTTCCAACGCCATCAAATATGGCAAGGGCGGCCACCACATTTATTTGAGTGCCGCAGTCGGCCAACCTGGCGAAGTTGTCATTCACGTTGCCAATGATGGGCCGGAGATTCCGCAAAAATCACTTGATCAAATTTTTGAACGGTTCTATCGGGTGGAAAGCTCTCGCAATAAGGATACCGGCGGCTCAGGTCTGGGACTGGCAATTGCCCAGAGTATCATCGATTTGCATGGTGGCTACATTAATGTCAGCTCCGATGAAAAGTTGACGACCTTTGCGATTCATTTACCGGTTCAACATGGTGATAAATTAAGCAAAAAGCCCCGCCAAAAAATTGCTGAATAA
- a CDS encoding D-alanyl-D-alanine carboxypeptidase family protein, which produces MKHRIKILTALMGFFCVLTLSMTVDAKSTVTPEPAIYAKSAIAVDADSGQILYQKNANQPRAIASISKLMTVYIVHQQIRANKLAWDDKVKISSELAKLSTASGLTNVPLTAGKAYSVRQLVNATLVESANAAALALGQKVAGTATKFAALMNKTARKIGISDGHFYNASGLTNKLTGKLALSHVSANAENLLSAKDVALLAQKLLQKFPKVTNITEQTTSTFYGTTMTGHNQLIDDHNLGQGVRVDGLKTGTSDKAGACFVGSATTNGKHRIITVVLGARNKSANDPARFIQTAKLMKWVYATHQPIKLAAGATIAGVDKAKIPDGKQTTILPVTKATHWAWADKGTSAKQISGQYVNQPAKLTSPTKKGTQVGQARLSIDGKRLQYIGHSAGKLVMVTNQSVKKANFFVRLWRAILRLF; this is translated from the coding sequence ATGAAGCATCGAATCAAAATTTTAACGGCCTTAATGGGCTTTTTTTGCGTTTTAACACTATCGATGACGGTTGATGCCAAGTCGACAGTTACCCCGGAACCAGCTATTTATGCCAAATCAGCGATTGCTGTCGACGCCGACAGCGGCCAAATTTTATACCAGAAGAACGCCAATCAGCCGCGGGCAATTGCGTCGATTTCCAAGTTAATGACCGTCTATATCGTTCATCAGCAAATCAGGGCCAATAAACTGGCCTGGGATGACAAAGTTAAAATTTCATCGGAACTTGCCAAATTAAGTACGGCATCCGGTCTCACCAACGTACCGCTGACCGCCGGCAAAGCCTACTCCGTCCGCCAATTAGTCAATGCGACTTTGGTCGAATCCGCCAATGCAGCCGCCTTGGCACTTGGCCAGAAAGTGGCTGGGACTGCAACTAAATTTGCCGCGTTGATGAACAAAACCGCCCGGAAGATAGGCATTTCCGATGGCCACTTCTACAATGCTTCCGGTTTGACCAACAAGTTAACCGGTAAATTGGCTTTATCACATGTCAGTGCCAATGCTGAAAACTTGTTGTCGGCAAAAGATGTTGCTTTGCTGGCTCAAAAGCTGCTGCAAAAGTTCCCCAAGGTGACCAATATTACCGAGCAGACGACGTCAACATTTTATGGGACCACCATGACGGGACATAATCAATTGATTGATGATCACAATTTGGGTCAGGGTGTTCGCGTTGATGGGTTGAAGACTGGAACCTCCGACAAGGCAGGGGCGTGTTTTGTTGGCTCGGCCACGACAAATGGAAAGCATCGGATTATCACAGTGGTGTTAGGTGCCAGAAACAAGTCCGCCAACGATCCGGCACGGTTTATTCAAACCGCCAAGTTGATGAAATGGGTTTATGCTACTCATCAACCGATTAAGTTGGCAGCCGGAGCGACGATCGCTGGGGTCGATAAAGCTAAAATTCCCGATGGCAAACAGACGACCATCTTGCCGGTTACCAAGGCGACCCACTGGGCTTGGGCCGACAAAGGCACTTCTGCCAAGCAGATTTCTGGTCAATACGTTAATCAGCCTGCCAAACTGACATCGCCGACTAAAAAGGGCACTCAGGTAGGCCAGGCTCGGCTGAGCATTGACGGCAAACGATTGCAATACATTGGCCACTCGGCTGGCAAGCTGGTGATGGTGACCAATCAATCTGTGAAAAAAGCCAATTTCTTTGTTCGCCTATGGCGCGCGATATTACGGCTGTTTTAA
- a CDS encoding AzlC family ABC transporter permease encodes MGKAVAKSREKLPYWRRILDASLPVDLSYIPIGLACGILLNASGFNVWTTLMVSIMVFSGGAQFLIASLLATNAPMLSVILMMFFLELRYALLGSSLSKYLHGESLGFTALFAASMNDENYALNYLKFSTDKKFTPHEALHVEHMTLIFWTISNIIGSLIGSAINIDLTIVHFALTALFLYMIVVQLKNGLIIVICILSGFLAAFFMVLTKSTLGLVLSTLTASFIGFLVEATIRKYKPKSGWLRPMKNPAGSPEDADEDADD; translated from the coding sequence TTGGGAAAAGCTGTCGCAAAATCTAGGGAGAAGCTGCCATATTGGCGAAGAATTCTTGACGCTTCTTTGCCTGTAGATTTGAGTTATATTCCAATTGGGCTGGCATGCGGTATTTTATTGAACGCTTCCGGCTTTAACGTTTGGACCACTTTAATGGTTTCAATCATGGTCTTTTCCGGTGGGGCTCAATTCTTGATTGCGTCTCTTCTGGCCACTAATGCGCCGATGCTTTCGGTCATTTTAATGATGTTCTTTCTTGAACTGCGGTACGCATTGCTGGGGTCCAGTCTTTCCAAGTATCTGCATGGAGAATCCTTGGGGTTTACTGCATTGTTTGCGGCATCAATGAACGATGAAAACTACGCGTTGAACTATTTAAAATTTTCGACGGATAAGAAGTTTACCCCTCATGAAGCACTACATGTTGAACACATGACGCTGATCTTTTGGACAATTAGTAACATTATCGGCAGTCTAATCGGGTCGGCCATTAACATTGATTTAACAATTGTCCATTTTGCACTGACCGCGCTTTTCCTGTATATGATTGTGGTTCAGCTGAAGAATGGGTTGATTATTGTAATTTGTATTTTATCAGGATTCTTGGCGGCTTTCTTTATGGTCCTTACCAAATCCACGTTGGGGCTGGTCTTATCCACTTTGACAGCATCCTTCATTGGTTTTTTGGTCGAAGCGACGATCAGAAAGTACAAACCCAAGAGTGGTTGGCTGCGGCCGATGAAAAACCCTGCCGGATCGCCTGAAGACGCCGACGAAGACGCTGATGACTAG
- a CDS encoding AzlD domain-containing protein, which produces MEWNTTQHVWLILGCFCVAFAPRLIPLMFFRTRKIPDWFNEWMRYVPISLFTALVVKDIFISPEYTVTIVNRAPEMIAAVIVIGIAYWTRSMAISVVLGLVAVFLLAMVV; this is translated from the coding sequence ATGGAATGGAACACAACACAGCATGTATGGTTAATCTTGGGGTGTTTTTGTGTGGCTTTTGCGCCGCGACTGATTCCCCTGATGTTTTTCCGTACCCGAAAAATTCCAGATTGGTTTAACGAATGGATGAGATATGTCCCAATCTCGCTCTTCACGGCGTTGGTTGTCAAGGACATTTTCATTTCACCTGAATATACCGTTACCATCGTCAACCGGGCACCTGAGATGATTGCGGCCGTCATTGTGATTGGGATTGCTTATTGGACTCGTTCCATGGCAATTTCGGTTGTTTTGGGGCTGGTTGCTGTTTTCCTCTTGGCAATGGTAGTTTGA
- a CDS encoding YueI family protein translates to MADSSEEYIKQHMFGNPQIKPDEKRAFLGNFRERVALALTIGQLQQAGTAEMVTKILKNYPEYRLYINGRMDQDLIDPFMDIAIKENYKYTILVQNGMRVDQRLSPDDFGLVVANPTEKIKRRILL, encoded by the coding sequence ATGGCTGACAGTTCAGAAGAATATATTAAGCAGCACATGTTTGGCAATCCTCAGATCAAGCCGGATGAGAAACGGGCATTTCTTGGCAACTTCAGAGAACGAGTCGCCTTAGCGCTGACGATCGGCCAGCTCCAGCAAGCCGGCACGGCGGAAATGGTCACTAAGATCTTAAAAAACTATCCGGAATACCGCCTCTACATCAACGGCCGGATGGACCAGGACTTGATCGACCCATTCATGGACATTGCGATTAAAGAAAATTACAAGTACACCATTCTCGTGCAAAACGGGATGCGGGTCGACCAACGCTTGAGTCCCGACGACTTTGGCCTGGTGGTGGCCAATCCGACTGAGAAAATTAAAAGAAGAATTTTACTGTAA
- a CDS encoding 2,3-diphosphoglycerate-dependent phosphoglycerate mutase, which yields MAKLVLIRHGQSEWNLSNQFTGWVDVDLSEEGVKQAINAGKLIKKAGIQFDFAFTSVLTRAIKTLHYALEYSDQLWIPEVKSWRLNERHYGALQGHNKKKAAEKYGDEQVHIWRRSYDVLPPLLKADDEGSAVHDRRYANLDPHIIPGGENLKVTLERVMPFWEDEIAPKLLDGKNVIIAAHGNSLRALSKYIENISDEDIMNLEMATGEPVVYDFDDKLNVVSKTKLD from the coding sequence TTGGCAAAACTTGTGTTAATTCGTCATGGTCAAAGTGAATGGAACTTATCTAACCAGTTTACTGGTTGGGTTGATGTTGATTTGAGTGAAGAAGGGGTTAAGCAAGCCATCAATGCTGGTAAATTAATCAAAAAAGCCGGCATCCAGTTTGACTTTGCGTTTACTTCCGTATTGACTCGAGCAATCAAGACTTTACATTATGCTTTGGAATACTCAGACCAACTTTGGATTCCGGAAGTTAAATCATGGCGTTTGAACGAACGTCATTACGGCGCTTTGCAAGGCCACAACAAGAAGAAGGCTGCTGAAAAGTATGGTGACGAACAGGTTCATATCTGGCGTCGTTCATACGATGTATTGCCTCCACTTCTGAAGGCCGACGACGAAGGTTCAGCTGTTCATGACCGTCGTTACGCCAACCTTGATCCACACATTATCCCTGGTGGTGAAAACTTGAAGGTTACCCTCGAACGGGTTATGCCATTCTGGGAAGATGAAATCGCTCCTAAATTACTTGACGGCAAGAACGTGATTATTGCTGCTCATGGTAACTCATTACGAGCACTTTCAAAGTACATCGAAAACATTTCTGACGAAGACATCATGAACCTTGAAATGGCTACTGGTGAGCCAGTGGTTTATGACTTTGATGACAAATTAAACGTTGTCAGCAAGACTAAGTTGGACTAA
- the yjeM gene encoding glutamate/gamma-aminobutyrate family transporter YjeM has protein sequence MSKKKITLVGLILMIFTTIYGFANTTVAYEQMGYASIIWYVLAAILFLLPTAMMFAEYGSTFKDAHGGIYSWLAGSIGEEWAFIGTFIWLSSWIIWMMSTASKVWIPFATTLFGHDTTQSWSFFGLSSTKTIGLLAILWIITVTWFAVRGMDSISKISSVGGIFVSLLTVIFAIASVTVLILNGGHLAQPVTGMHSFIQSPNPDFQSPIALISFMVYAVFAYAGTETLGGVTDNMHEPEKTFPRGLIISTLVITVMYSLSIFLWGITANWHSVLGNGHVNLGNITYVLMANLGVVLGQSLHLSAAASTILGTTFARFAGLSMFMAYMGSFFVLVYSPLKSFIMGSNPNFWPAKMTKLNKKGMPGFAMWTQAVIVAVLIFFVTFGGSSAKQFYVILTNMGNISTSFPYIFLVAAFPFFKRKQNLERPFEIYTKRWMTDTISIIVLIVLIGGIGFTAIYPILEHDYVNAFWTIIGPIFFGLVAWAFLTYQSHKLRKQAH, from the coding sequence ATGTCGAAGAAAAAGATCACGTTAGTTGGTTTAATCTTAATGATTTTTACCACGATTTATGGTTTTGCCAATACCACCGTTGCTTATGAGCAAATGGGGTATGCAAGTATTATTTGGTACGTATTGGCCGCAATCTTGTTCCTGCTGCCAACTGCTATGATGTTCGCCGAGTATGGGTCAACTTTCAAAGATGCCCATGGCGGGATTTATTCCTGGTTAGCCGGGTCAATTGGCGAAGAGTGGGCCTTTATTGGCACCTTCATTTGGTTATCATCCTGGATTATCTGGATGATGTCCACCGCTTCTAAAGTCTGGATTCCGTTTGCGACAACCTTATTCGGTCACGATACGACTCAGAGCTGGAGCTTCTTTGGCTTGAGCTCCACCAAGACGATTGGTCTGCTGGCCATTCTTTGGATTATCACCGTAACCTGGTTTGCCGTTCGCGGAATGGACTCGATTTCCAAAATTTCGTCGGTGGGCGGAATCTTTGTTTCTCTGCTGACGGTGATTTTTGCAATTGCCAGTGTCACCGTTTTGATTTTAAACGGCGGTCATTTGGCCCAACCGGTTACCGGGATGCACAGCTTTATTCAATCGCCGAACCCTGATTTTCAGTCACCAATCGCTTTGATTTCATTCATGGTTTATGCCGTCTTTGCCTATGCCGGAACTGAAACTCTTGGTGGTGTGACCGATAATATGCATGAACCCGAAAAAACATTTCCACGCGGGTTAATCATTTCCACTTTGGTAATCACCGTGATGTATTCACTTTCCATCTTCCTCTGGGGGATCACTGCCAATTGGCATTCAGTCCTTGGAAATGGTCACGTTAACCTGGGGAACATTACCTATGTCTTGATGGCCAACCTGGGTGTTGTGCTGGGCCAGAGTCTGCATCTTTCTGCAGCTGCCAGCACCATCTTGGGGACGACTTTTGCCCGCTTTGCCGGGTTGAGTATGTTCATGGCTTATATGGGCTCGTTCTTCGTGCTGGTCTACTCGCCACTGAAGTCATTCATCATGGGCTCAAATCCCAACTTCTGGCCTGCTAAGATGACTAAGCTGAATAAGAAGGGGATGCCTGGATTTGCAATGTGGACCCAAGCGGTCATTGTTGCCGTCCTGATCTTCTTCGTGACCTTTGGTGGTTCAAGTGCTAAGCAGTTCTATGTGATTTTGACGAATATGGGAAACATTTCCACTTCATTCCCGTATATCTTCCTGGTGGCTGCCTTCCCATTCTTCAAACGCAAGCAGAACCTGGAACGACCGTTTGAGATTTATACCAAACGGTGGATGACCGATACCATCTCAATCATCGTTTTGATTGTCTTGATCGGTGGGATTGGGTTCACGGCAATTTACCCAATTTTGGAACACGATTACGTCAACGCCTTCTGGACGATCATCGGACCAATCTTCTTCGGTCTGGTCGCTTGGGCATTCTTGACTTATCAATCACACAAGCTTCGCAAACAAGCACATTAA
- a CDS encoding sugar O-acetyltransferase, translating to MTEQEKMLAGKIYDPTDPLLAAQQHQAHRLSKRYNDTFDEDTEERAKIVAELLPNADKGIYLQGPIFFDYGIYTTIGAHFYGNANLTILDDCPVTIGNNVMFGPNVTLSTPMHPLRYQDRNLKQRSDGSEYDDEYAKPITIESNCWLASNVVVIGGVTIGAGSVIGAGSVVTRDIPANSLAVGNPCRVIRTITADDDIHLKSNLF from the coding sequence ATGACTGAACAAGAAAAAATGTTAGCCGGAAAAATATATGATCCCACCGATCCACTCTTAGCTGCTCAACAGCACCAAGCGCACCGACTTTCCAAACGATATAACGATACCTTTGACGAGGACACCGAAGAACGGGCCAAAATTGTGGCTGAGCTGCTTCCTAATGCCGATAAGGGTATTTATCTTCAAGGGCCAATTTTCTTCGATTACGGCATTTATACAACGATTGGCGCCCACTTCTATGGTAACGCCAACCTTACAATCCTTGACGACTGTCCGGTCACGATTGGCAACAACGTCATGTTTGGTCCAAACGTTACCTTGTCCACCCCGATGCATCCACTCCGCTATCAGGATCGCAACCTCAAACAGCGCTCAGACGGGTCCGAATACGATGATGAGTACGCCAAACCGATCACAATTGAAAGCAATTGTTGGCTTGCCAGCAACGTCGTTGTCATTGGTGGCGTCACAATTGGCGCTGGCAGTGTGATTGGTGCCGGTTCTGTTGTCACCAGAGACATCCCCGCTAATTCCCTAGCGGTCGGCAATCCGTGTCGGGTCATTCGAACAATTACCGCGGACGATGACATTCATCTCAAATCAAATTTATTTTAG
- a CDS encoding endonuclease III domain-containing protein, whose translation MINPVPLYKEMFQQMGPQHWWPADSKMEIVIGAILVQNTNWNNVDMALTNLKDETHLNVKQILGLPTETLQSLIRPSGFYVNKTRSLQAVLKWFDQDDCNFALMVDKYGSNLRRTMLKLPGVGEETADSLLVYVFDQPAFIADKYARTLFTDLGFRNLSNYSKLQKRIWLPESFTYQDAQEFHGLIDEFGKRYLKSHRDFDASFLGGFDRHQLDRP comes from the coding sequence ATGATTAATCCGGTACCACTTTACAAGGAGATGTTCCAACAGATGGGGCCACAGCACTGGTGGCCGGCCGATTCGAAAATGGAAATTGTGATCGGTGCCATCCTTGTGCAAAACACCAATTGGAACAATGTCGATATGGCTCTGACAAATTTAAAAGATGAGACGCATTTGAACGTGAAACAGATTTTGGGCCTGCCAACTGAAACGCTGCAGTCATTAATCCGCCCCAGTGGTTTTTACGTCAACAAGACCCGCAGCCTCCAAGCCGTCCTCAAATGGTTTGACCAAGACGACTGCAACTTTGCCTTAATGGTAGATAAGTATGGATCCAACTTACGTCGGACAATGTTAAAGCTGCCAGGAGTGGGGGAGGAAACCGCTGATTCGCTGTTGGTCTATGTATTTGATCAGCCGGCGTTTATTGCCGACAAATATGCCAGAACGCTTTTTACGGATCTGGGATTTCGCAATCTCAGCAATTATTCGAAACTCCAAAAGCGAATTTGGCTGCCTGAATCATTTACATATCAGGATGCTCAGGAATTCCACGGCTTAATTGACGAGTTCGGCAAGCGGTATCTTAAGAGTCACCGAGATTTTGATGCCAGTTTTCTGGGTGGCTTTGATAGGCACCAGCTTGATCGGCCGTGA
- a CDS encoding GRP family sugar transporter, which yields MNVLLMLLPAVGWGLLGPVVARIGGKPANQIFGTAVGTLLVAAVMTPFYHPHLSVPTFLAAVLAGSFWVIGQVGQFISFKNIGVSTTMPTSTGFQLIGTSLVGVVIFGEWSTIMEKLLGAGGILILIVGIMLTSVTDKPLVAQRTPQKKLPTILMLLTTTLGYVVYMAIPRGLNHSGLAIFFPEAIGILLAVLVYVFVTGQQRIIKEPVSWLNIAGGLVFSLGAISYIGSVQANGVNSAFVVSQLAVVISTLLGMIWMHETKTPRELAFTIFGLLLIVSGAVITTVF from the coding sequence ATGAATGTACTGTTGATGCTGCTGCCGGCAGTTGGCTGGGGGCTTTTGGGACCAGTTGTTGCCCGCATCGGTGGCAAGCCCGCAAATCAAATCTTTGGAACTGCCGTTGGCACGCTCTTGGTGGCAGCGGTGATGACGCCTTTTTATCATCCACACCTTTCAGTGCCGACATTTTTAGCAGCAGTCCTAGCTGGCAGTTTCTGGGTCATTGGTCAAGTCGGTCAGTTCATTAGTTTTAAAAATATTGGGGTATCCACCACCATGCCAACTTCCACCGGATTCCAATTAATTGGCACCTCACTGGTCGGTGTCGTGATCTTTGGTGAATGGTCGACGATAATGGAAAAACTGCTGGGTGCAGGGGGCATCCTGATTTTGATTGTTGGCATTATGCTGACATCGGTCACCGATAAGCCACTGGTTGCCCAAAGGACACCGCAAAAGAAGCTGCCAACTATTCTGATGCTTTTAACGACGACTTTGGGATACGTTGTGTATATGGCCATTCCTCGGGGACTGAATCATTCGGGACTGGCGATCTTTTTCCCAGAAGCAATTGGTATCCTGCTGGCGGTTCTGGTCTATGTTTTCGTCACTGGTCAGCAGCGGATTATTAAAGAGCCGGTCAGCTGGTTGAATATCGCCGGTGGACTGGTCTTCTCCCTGGGCGCAATTTCTTACATTGGTTCCGTTCAGGCAAATGGTGTCAATTCAGCCTTTGTGGTTTCGCAGTTGGCTGTGGTCATCTCGACGTTGCTGGGGATGATTTGGATGCACGAAACAAAGACGCCTCGTGAACTGGCGTTTACAATCTTTGGTTTATTGCTGATTGTCTCTGGTGCGGTTATCACGACAGTTTTTTGA
- a CDS encoding cold-shock protein, which yields MEQGTVKWFNGDKGYGFITLEDGKDVFVHFSAINADGYKTLEEGQKVTLDVEDSDRGPQAANVTVVE from the coding sequence ATGGAACAAGGTACTGTTAAATGGTTTAATGGAGACAAAGGTTACGGTTTTATCACTTTAGAAGACGGCAAGGACGTTTTTGTTCACTTCTCAGCTATCAATGCTGACGGTTACAAGACCCTTGAAGAAGGTCAAAAAGTTACCCTTGACGTTGAAGACAGCGATCGTGGCCCACAAGCTGCTAACGTTACTGTTGTTGAATAA
- a CDS encoding DUF1440 domain-containing protein: MSKSVNWKAALIAGGVAGVISGLVKLGWENVLPPRTPERNKTNPPQRLLEQAGIPEQVTHATYTYSDQQLPWVSYMIHFGFSTSFAMFYSLAGHYVPVIKMGDGTLFGLGVWGAFHLGIMPAMGTVPSAKDQPVEEHVSEALGHVVWMWTNDLIADEVYRKLTK; this comes from the coding sequence ATGAGCAAATCAGTTAATTGGAAAGCCGCCTTAATTGCCGGGGGTGTTGCCGGCGTTATTTCCGGTCTCGTCAAATTGGGCTGGGAAAATGTTTTGCCGCCGCGGACACCTGAACGGAATAAAACCAACCCGCCACAGCGTTTACTTGAGCAGGCCGGAATTCCTGAACAGGTGACTCACGCAACTTACACCTATTCCGATCAGCAATTACCATGGGTCAGCTACATGATCCACTTTGGTTTTTCAACTTCGTTTGCAATGTTTTACAGTCTGGCCGGCCATTATGTTCCGGTGATTAAAATGGGCGACGGCACATTGTTTGGCCTCGGTGTCTGGGGTGCCTTTCATTTGGGCATCATGCCGGCAATGGGCACGGTTCCGTCTGCTAAAGATCAACCGGTTGAGGAACATGTGTCAGAGGCTTTGGGCCACGTTGTCTGGATGTGGACCAACGACTTGATTGCCGATGAGGTTTATCGTAAGTTAACCAAATAA